One Desulfolucanica intricata genomic region harbors:
- a CDS encoding C-GCAxxG-C-C family protein — MELVCDVNKYFKDGFACSQVVLFTYCQEFGLDRKTALKVSAAFGGGMSRLGETCGAVNGALMVIGLKYGNTEANDIRAKEKTYQLAREFLEQFKVLHGSIICRELLHCDISTPEGYQYAREKLFSTICTKLVQDAVDIVGRIL, encoded by the coding sequence ATGGAATTGGTCTGTGATGTGAATAAGTATTTTAAAGATGGATTTGCCTGTTCCCAGGTGGTGCTTTTCACCTATTGCCAGGAATTTGGCCTGGACCGAAAGACTGCTTTGAAGGTATCCGCTGCTTTTGGAGGAGGTATGTCTCGGTTGGGTGAAACCTGTGGGGCTGTAAATGGTGCTTTGATGGTCATAGGTCTGAAATATGGCAATACGGAGGCCAATGATATCCGAGCAAAAGAAAAAACTTATCAACTGGCCAGGGAATTTTTAGAGCAATTTAAAGTTCTCCACGGCTCCATTATTTGTAGGGAATTACTACATTGCGACATTAGCACTCCAGAAGGCTATCAATACGCAAGGGAAAAACTTTTCTCAACTATATGTACAAAATTAGTGCAAGATGCAGTTGATATTGTTGGGCGAATATTGTAG
- a CDS encoding CRISPR-associated endonuclease Cas1: MAYFILDLGIEGWCSGTYFNAFAYMIRGDFEFVGRKHRPPPAPVKALLSPGYTLVTIKEDNEYPRNWLIMVREFNIVYLNA, from the coding sequence TTGGCCTACTTTATACTTGACTTGGGTATTGAGGGGTGGTGCAGCGGTACATATTTTAATGCATTTGCCTATATGATCAGAGGAGATTTTGAATTTGTCGGTAGAAAACACCGTCCACCCCCTGCTCCTGTGAAAGCACTATTAAGCCCAGGGTATACATTAGTGACGATAAAAGAAGACAACGAATATCCAAGGAATTGGCTAATTATGGTCAGAGAGTTCAATATAGTGTATTTGAATGCATAA
- the cas2 gene encoding CRISPR-associated endonuclease Cas2, whose translation MKPRVYISDDKRRQRISKELANYGQRVQYSVFECIMSEMELNKLTNQLEKVIKESTDSIRMTLPQFDGHGKWLVQ comes from the coding sequence ATTAAGCCCAGGGTATACATTAGTGACGATAAAAGAAGACAACGAATATCCAAGGAATTGGCTAATTATGGTCAGAGAGTTCAATATAGTGTATTTGAATGCATAATGAGTGAGATGGAATTAAATAAATTAACCAATCAACTTGAAAAAGTGATCAAAGAATCAACTGACAGCATTAGAATGACTTTACCCCAGTTTGATGGACACGGTAAATGGCTGGTACAATAA